One Luoshenia tenuis DNA window includes the following coding sequences:
- a CDS encoding ATP-binding cassette domain-containing protein, translating into MQVLPTRRSALLEVRDLVIDYGSGPLFEPVSFCVREGERVAIQGGNGSGKSSLLKLLLGEQIPYMGDVRVAGDLVIATVPQEPGLLQGSLRAYARAAQIDESLFLTILRKLDFSRLQFEKDMADFSAGQKKKVLLAASLAKPAHLLLWDEPLNYIDILSRSQLEEAILRDRPAMVFVEHDLFFTQKVATHTVKLRERLARRPAKG; encoded by the coding sequence GTGCAGGTGCTGCCTACCCGGCGCAGCGCTTTGCTGGAGGTGCGGGATCTGGTGATCGACTACGGCAGCGGCCCGCTTTTTGAACCCGTGAGCTTTTGCGTGCGGGAAGGGGAGCGGGTAGCCATCCAAGGGGGCAATGGTTCGGGCAAATCCTCGCTGCTCAAGCTGCTTTTGGGCGAACAGATCCCTTATATGGGCGACGTGCGCGTGGCCGGCGATCTGGTCATCGCCACGGTGCCGCAGGAGCCCGGGCTTTTGCAGGGCAGCCTGCGCGCGTATGCGCGGGCGGCACAAATCGACGAGAGCCTTTTTTTAACGATCTTGCGCAAACTGGATTTTAGCCGATTGCAATTTGAAAAGGATATGGCGGATTTCAGCGCCGGGCAAAAGAAAAAAGTGCTGCTGGCGGCCAGTTTGGCCAAGCCTGCGCACCTGCTACTTTGGGATGAGCCCCTCAATTATATCGATATCCTCAGCCGCAGCCAGCTTGAGGAGGCCATCCTTCGCGACCGGCCCGCCATGGTGTTTGTAGAGCACGATCTGTTTTTTACCCAAAAGGTGGCCACACATACGGTAAAGCTGCGTGAAAGGCTTGCCAGGCGTCCTGCAAAGGGCTAA
- a CDS encoding Maff2 family mobile element protein, whose protein sequence is MRKRRIGTAKFFTLLLLLYHTSAKHRRLKCRCCLPGAALCWRCGIW, encoded by the coding sequence ATGCGCAAACGCCGGATAGGAACGGCAAAATTTTTTACACTTCTACTACTTCTTTATCACACATCAGCAAAGCACAGGCGCTTAAAGTGCAGGTGCTGCCTACCCGGCGCAGCGCTTTGCTGGAGGTGCGGGATCTGGTGA
- a CDS encoding transposon-encoded TnpW family protein — MTNTPKNDRSTRRPDCVTEIRIGNSVLVVSGYFKQDTTATAADKMLKVLEAEAATQKSAI; from the coding sequence ATGACCAACACCCCAAAGAATGACCGCAGCACCCGCCGCCCGGATTGCGTGACGGAAATCCGCATAGGTAATTCTGTCCTTGTCGTTTCCGGCTATTTCAAGCAGGACACCACCGCCACCGCCGCCGATAAAATGCTGAAAGTGCTGGAAGCGGAAGCTGCTACACAAAAATCGGCAATTTGA
- a CDS encoding RNA polymerase sigma factor: MTCTEEYREHIEYTFHAFCKVVIRNATINAARTRSRKHKREISLEYLTDEKHYPLGTTDEYFQAPEPDEEYILTLCGDTVIFSSGLLAEALSRLDEREREMIYLSFFKRIPQHEIGRQYGRSRSTAGYHIRKALRQLQAEMEGMAYEK; this comes from the coding sequence ATGACCTGTACAGAAGAATATCGGGAACATATCGAGTACACTTTCCATGCCTTTTGCAAAGTCGTTATCCGAAATGCAACGATCAACGCAGCGAGGACACGGAGCAGGAAGCACAAAAGAGAAATATCCCTTGAATACCTCACAGACGAAAAGCACTACCCTTTAGGCACGACAGATGAATATTTCCAAGCCCCGGAGCCGGACGAGGAATACATACTTACCCTTTGCGGCGATACGGTCATTTTCAGCAGCGGTTTACTTGCGGAAGCCCTGTCACGGCTGGACGAACGGGAGCGGGAAATGATTTACCTGTCCTTTTTCAAGCGTATTCCACAGCACGAAATTGGCAGACAGTACGGGCGCAGCCGCAGCACAGCGGGCTACCATATCCGAAAAGCCCTACGGCAGCTCCAAGCGGAAATGGAGGGAATGGCATATGAGAAATAA
- a CDS encoding relaxase/mobilization nuclease domain-containing protein has product MAILKHISSKNANYGDAEKYLTFEHDEFTMKPTLDADGRLIPRVDYRISSLNCGGEDFAVACMRSNLRYGKNQKREDVKSHHYIISFDPRDGPDNGLTVDRAQELGEKFCAEHFPGHQALVCTHPDGHSHTENIHVHIVINSLRIAEVPMLPHMDRPADRKAGCKHRCTDAAMNYLKAEVMEMCHSEGLYQIDLLNGSKERITEREYWAQKKGQAALDRANAPIAADGIAPRQTKFETDKAKLRRTIREALAAASGFDEFAALLLRHGVTVKESRGRLSYLTPDRTKPITARKLGDDFDRAAVLSVLEQNAARAAEKPAAIAEYPGSIKDRLRTKKEAKNAPNNDAVQRMVDIAAKRAEGKGRGYEKWATMHNLKQMSATLMLYQQYGFSSPDELDAAISAANTATQESLAGLKGLEAAIREKKELQRNLLGYIGTKPARDGLKAQKSEKARRAYREQHESDFIIADTAARYFREHGITKLPASKALQREIEQLTVQKNAGYNDYREKRQRAQELQTVRRNIDQILRGAPSQQKKREQER; this is encoded by the coding sequence TTGGCGATACTCAAACATATCAGCTCTAAAAATGCCAACTACGGGGACGCTGAAAAATACCTCACATTCGAGCATGACGAGTTTACCATGAAGCCCACCCTTGACGCAGACGGGCGGCTCATACCGAGGGTAGACTACCGCATATCCTCTCTGAATTGTGGCGGGGAGGATTTTGCCGTTGCCTGTATGCGCTCCAATCTCCGCTACGGCAAGAACCAGAAACGGGAGGACGTAAAGAGCCACCACTACATCATCAGCTTTGACCCACGGGACGGCCCGGACAACGGCTTGACCGTTGATCGGGCGCAGGAGCTGGGCGAGAAGTTCTGCGCCGAGCATTTCCCCGGACACCAGGCCCTTGTCTGCACCCACCCGGACGGACACAGCCACACCGAAAATATCCATGTGCATATCGTCATTAACAGTCTGCGGATTGCGGAGGTTCCCATGCTGCCCCACATGGACAGGCCAGCGGACAGGAAAGCAGGCTGCAAGCACCGCTGTACGGACGCAGCTATGAACTATCTGAAAGCCGAAGTCATGGAGATGTGCCACAGCGAGGGGCTTTACCAGATAGACCTTTTGAACGGCAGCAAAGAACGCATTACCGAGCGTGAGTATTGGGCGCAGAAGAAAGGACAGGCTGCCCTTGACAGAGCCAACGCCCCTATTGCTGCGGACGGTATCGCGCCCCGGCAGACCAAGTTTGAAACGGATAAGGCGAAGCTGCGCCGGACTATCCGGGAAGCCCTTGCCGCTGCTTCCGGCTTTGATGAGTTTGCCGCCCTGCTTCTCCGGCATGGTGTGACCGTCAAGGAGAGCCGGGGGCGGCTAAGTTACCTCACGCCGGACAGGACGAAGCCAATTACCGCCCGGAAGCTGGGGGACGATTTTGACCGGGCTGCTGTCCTCTCCGTTTTGGAGCAGAACGCCGCCAGAGCCGCCGAAAAACCCGCAGCCATAGCGGAATACCCCGGCAGTATCAAAGACCGCTTACGGACGAAAAAAGAAGCGAAAAACGCCCCGAACAATGACGCTGTACAGCGCATGGTAGACATAGCCGCCAAGCGAGCCGAGGGGAAAGGACGGGGCTATGAGAAGTGGGCGACCATGCACAACCTCAAACAGATGTCGGCTACCCTCATGCTCTACCAGCAGTATGGCTTTTCTTCCCCGGACGAGCTGGACGCTGCCATTTCCGCAGCCAACACCGCCACGCAGGAGAGCCTTGCCGGACTGAAAGGGCTGGAAGCCGCTATCCGGGAGAAAAAGGAATTGCAGCGCAACCTTTTGGGCTATATCGGCACGAAGCCCGCCCGTGACGGTCTGAAAGCGCAGAAATCGGAGAAAGCCCGGAGAGCCTACCGGGAACAGCACGAAAGCGATTTTATCATAGCGGACACAGCCGCCCGTTATTTCCGGGAGCATGGAATAACCAAGCTGCCAGCCAGCAAAGCCCTGCAAAGGGAGATTGAGCAGCTTACCGTCCAGAAGAACGCCGGATATAACGACTACCGGGAGAAACGCCAGCGGGCGCAGGAGCTTCAGACAGTCAGACGCAATATCGACCAGATTTTAAGGGGCGCACCGAGCCAGCAGAAAAAGCGTGAACAGGAGCGTTAA
- a CDS encoding helix-turn-helix domain-containing protein has protein sequence MRNNRLLPYETIVQAASGEPEAVGTVLQYYRRRIQCAARVNGRVDQDTEDYITQTLLTAIFKFRFGR, from the coding sequence ATGAGAAATAATAGGCTTCTCCCCTATGAAACAATCGTCCAAGCCGCCAGCGGGGAGCCGGAAGCGGTGGGAACTGTATTGCAGTATTACCGCCGCCGCATACAATGTGCCGCCCGTGTGAATGGACGGGTAGACCAAGATACAGAGGACTACATCACCCAGACGCTTCTCACAGCTATTTTCAAGTTCCGCTTTGGGAGATAG
- a CDS encoding alpha/beta hydrolase — protein MSFIQADFYSRVLQMECQLNAVLPEARQGVGANAAVREGKYPVLFLLHGTSGDHSDWERWTSIERYAAHKGIAVVMCAGQLSAYANMAYGERFFDYVAYEVPQIAREFFSLSAAREDSFIAGLSMGGYGALKVGLTDPERYGAVGCLSSFNQAYMPPLPDGPLKQIVADRLRLCWDAQDASGIIGTESDLFVLARRALDAGKKLPQIFFACGSDDHNFPPAQDTIRFFTELEGDPFRFKYYRPRGRHDWEFWDEWVQKLLDWLPLQD, from the coding sequence ATGTCTTTTATTCAGGCGGATTTTTACTCCCGGGTCTTGCAAATGGAGTGTCAGCTGAACGCCGTGCTGCCGGAGGCGCGCCAGGGCGTAGGCGCCAATGCGGCGGTGCGCGAGGGAAAGTATCCGGTATTGTTTTTGCTGCATGGCACCTCGGGGGATCACAGCGATTGGGAGCGTTGGACTAGCATTGAGCGTTATGCCGCCCATAAGGGGATCGCGGTGGTGATGTGCGCAGGCCAACTGAGCGCCTATGCCAATATGGCCTATGGCGAGCGCTTTTTTGATTACGTGGCCTATGAGGTGCCCCAGATAGCGCGGGAATTTTTCTCGCTTTCCGCCGCGCGGGAGGACAGCTTTATCGCCGGCCTGTCCATGGGCGGATACGGGGCGCTGAAAGTTGGCCTGACCGATCCGGAGCGTTATGGAGCGGTGGGGTGCCTCTCCTCCTTTAACCAGGCCTATATGCCGCCGCTGCCAGATGGCCCTTTAAAGCAGATCGTGGCGGATCGGTTGCGCCTTTGCTGGGATGCGCAGGACGCAAGCGGCATCATCGGCACGGAAAGCGACCTTTTCGTGCTGGCACGGCGGGCACTGGACGCGGGCAAGAAACTCCCGCAGATCTTTTTTGCCTGTGGGAGCGACGACCACAATTTTCCGCCGGCCCAGGATACCATCCGCTTTTTTACAGAGCTGGAGGGGGACCCGTTCAGGTTCAAATATTACCGGCCGCGTGGCCGGCACGACTGGGAATTTTGGGACGAATGGGTGCAAAAGTTGCTGGACTGGCTGCCGCTGCAAGACTGA
- a CDS encoding ATP-binding protein, producing MTNGFDEMILNMTDTTPEPEDYTGEDGLLYCGKCHKPKEGYFPKETAAWLGRDRHPAECDCQRAEREEREAAEKQRSHLETVERLKRRGFTDPAMQGWTFENDNGKCPQMEHAHFYVENWETMKERNIGYLLWGGVGTGKSYFAGCIANALMEREIPVCMTNFALILGDLAASFEGRNEYISRLCSFPLLILDDFGMERGTEYGLEQVYNVIDSRYRSGRPLIVTTNLTLEDLQHPEDTAHARIYDRLIEMCSPVRFTGSNFRKATAQEKMGQLKKLMNRKESRL from the coding sequence ATGACGAATGGATTTGATGAAATGATTTTGAATATGACCGACACCACGCCGGAGCCGGAGGACTACACCGGCGAGGACGGGCTTTTATACTGCGGGAAGTGCCACAAGCCCAAAGAGGGCTATTTCCCCAAAGAAACCGCCGCATGGCTGGGGCGTGACCGCCACCCGGCAGAATGTGACTGCCAGCGGGCAGAGCGTGAGGAACGGGAAGCCGCAGAGAAACAGCGCAGTCACCTTGAAACTGTCGAGCGGTTGAAGCGGCGGGGCTTTACAGACCCGGCTATGCAGGGCTGGACGTTTGAGAACGACAACGGCAAGTGCCCGCAAATGGAACACGCCCATTTCTATGTGGAGAACTGGGAAACCATGAAAGAGCGCAACATTGGCTATCTGCTATGGGGCGGCGTTGGCACAGGCAAGAGCTATTTTGCGGGCTGTATCGCAAATGCCCTTATGGAGCGTGAAATCCCCGTGTGCATGACAAACTTTGCATTGATATTGGGTGACCTTGCCGCCAGCTTTGAGGGCAGGAATGAATATATCTCCCGACTTTGCAGCTTCCCGCTGCTTATCCTTGACGATTTTGGAATGGAACGGGGAACGGAATACGGCTTAGAGCAGGTCTACAACGTGATTGACAGCCGTTACCGCAGCGGCAGGCCGCTGATCGTCACGACTAATCTCACGCTGGAGGACTTGCAGCACCCGGAGGACACCGCCCACGCCCGCATTTATGACCGTCTGATTGAAATGTGTTCTCCTGTCCGCTTTACCGGGAGCAACTTCCGAAAAGCCACGGCGCAGGAGAAAATGGGACAACTGAAAAAGCTGATGAACAGAAAGGAGAGCCGCCTATGA
- a CDS encoding GGDEF domain-containing protein, whose translation MKKIGRGWLAVLRSSRDYIRRDKEQIREKNLHALQIVSIVFSVLLAIYTIVAYFFFKNPQLMAFYYVFLGLQAVFDCVLLRVVRKDASTRWVQGLCMSASLLIVGFVIAISVFPYPTRPAIFFPPVLVGMAAIFIFSYERLILLLTGYAAVFAALVMIFKTPQALAYDIWSIIPAYLIAMVCAYNITSLRLGDFHSRMRWMQLSIIDKPTGLLNKAACEDACRACLAEAGRGTHALLVLDIDDFKQVNDTYGHQEGDRVLRRLGALLQQGFHEDDVIGRIGGDEFLVLMKDIDERTAGERALEMVGRIAWSLSNHPELRATCSAGLAIAPEDSKDFDAVFARADQALYQAKQQGKNRLSVL comes from the coding sequence ATGAAAAAGATCGGGCGGGGTTGGTTGGCCGTTCTGCGCTCCAGCCGCGATTATATCAGGCGTGATAAAGAGCAGATACGCGAAAAGAATCTGCATGCGCTGCAGATCGTCAGTATTGTGTTTAGCGTATTGCTGGCAATTTACACCATAGTAGCCTACTTTTTCTTTAAAAATCCGCAGTTGATGGCCTTTTATTATGTTTTTTTAGGGCTGCAGGCGGTTTTTGATTGCGTCTTGTTGCGCGTGGTACGTAAAGACGCCTCGACCCGGTGGGTGCAGGGGCTTTGCATGTCGGCCAGTTTGCTGATCGTAGGGTTCGTCATTGCGATTTCGGTCTTTCCCTACCCCACGCGCCCGGCCATCTTCTTCCCGCCGGTGCTGGTGGGCATGGCGGCGATCTTTATCTTTTCATATGAAAGACTGATTTTACTGCTTACAGGTTATGCTGCGGTGTTTGCGGCGCTGGTGATGATTTTTAAAACGCCCCAGGCCCTGGCTTACGATATTTGGAGCATTATTCCCGCTTATCTGATCGCCATGGTGTGCGCATACAATATTACCAGCCTGCGCCTGGGAGACTTCCACAGCCGCATGCGATGGATGCAGCTGAGCATCATTGACAAACCGACGGGGCTGCTCAACAAAGCGGCCTGCGAGGATGCCTGCCGGGCCTGCTTGGCTGAGGCGGGCAGGGGTACCCACGCGCTTTTGGTGCTGGATATTGACGATTTTAAGCAGGTGAACGATACCTATGGCCATCAGGAGGGGGACCGGGTGTTGCGCAGATTAGGCGCGCTATTGCAACAGGGCTTCCATGAGGACGATGTGATCGGGCGCATTGGCGGGGACGAATTCTTGGTATTGATGAAAGATATCGACGAGCGCACCGCTGGGGAGCGGGCGCTGGAAATGGTGGGCAGAATCGCATGGTCGCTTTCTAATCACCCGGAACTACGCGCAACCTGCAGCGCGGGGCTGGCGATAGCGCCGGAGGATAGTAAGGATTTTGACGCGGTGTTTGCCCGGGCGGATCAGGCGCTGTACCAGGCCAAACAGCAGGGTAAAAACCGGCTGAGCGTCCTTTAG
- a CDS encoding recombinase family protein yields the protein MLRQTTRNLITALYPRLSHEDELQGESNSISNQKRILETYAKQNGFSNLQWYTDDGYSGANFQRPGFQAMLADIEAGKVGTVIVKDMSRLGRNYLQVGMYTEMIFPQKGVRFIAINDGVDSAQGDNDFAPLRNIFNEWLVRDTSKKIKAVKRSKGMSGKPVTSKPVYGYFMDEDENFIIDGEAAPVVRQIYSLCLAGNGPTKIARMLTEQEIPTPGTLEYRRTGSTRRYHPGYECKWATNTVVHILENREYTGCLVNFKTEKPSYKTKHSVENPIEKQAIFENHHEPIIDTQMWERVQELRKQRKRPNRYDEVGLFSGILFCADCGSVLYQQRYQNATRKQDCYICGSYKKRTRDCTAHFIRTDLLTAGVTDNLRKVTSYAAKHEARFMKLLIEQNEDGGKRRNAARKKELEAAEKRISELSAIFKRLYEDSVTGRISDERFTELSADYEAEQKELKERAAAIRAELSKAQEATVNAEKFMNVVRKYTSFEELTPTLLREFVEKIVVHECSYDENGTRRQDIDIYYSFVGKVDLPE from the coding sequence ATGTTAAGACAGACCACCCGAAACCTTATTACCGCCCTTTATCCGAGATTATCCCACGAGGACGAGCTGCAAGGTGAGAGCAATTCTATTTCAAACCAGAAGCGTATTCTTGAAACCTATGCGAAGCAGAACGGCTTTTCCAATCTGCAATGGTACACAGATGACGGTTATTCTGGGGCGAACTTCCAAAGACCCGGTTTTCAAGCCATGCTTGCGGACATTGAAGCCGGAAAAGTCGGCACCGTTATCGTCAAGGATATGTCACGGTTAGGGCGAAACTATCTGCAAGTGGGAATGTATACGGAAATGATTTTCCCACAGAAAGGCGTCCGCTTTATCGCTATCAATGACGGAGTGGACAGCGCACAGGGCGACAATGATTTTGCCCCTCTGCGGAACATTTTTAACGAATGGCTGGTGAGAGATACGAGCAAGAAAATCAAAGCAGTAAAACGGTCTAAGGGTATGAGCGGGAAGCCCGTCACGAGCAAACCCGTATACGGCTACTTTATGGACGAGGACGAAAATTTTATCATTGACGGGGAAGCCGCCCCTGTTGTGCGGCAGATTTACAGCTTGTGCCTTGCCGGGAACGGGCCGACCAAGATAGCCCGTATGCTCACAGAGCAGGAGATCCCCACGCCGGGAACGCTGGAATACCGTCGGACGGGAAGCACCCGCCGCTACCACCCCGGCTATGAGTGCAAGTGGGCGACCAATACCGTGGTACATATCCTTGAAAACAGGGAGTACACGGGCTGTCTGGTAAACTTCAAGACGGAGAAGCCGTCCTACAAGACCAAGCACAGCGTAGAGAACCCCATTGAGAAACAGGCGATTTTCGAGAACCACCATGAGCCTATCATTGACACCCAGATGTGGGAGCGTGTGCAGGAGTTACGCAAGCAGCGCAAACGCCCGAACCGCTATGATGAAGTGGGCTTATTCTCCGGCATACTCTTTTGTGCCGACTGCGGCAGCGTCCTTTACCAGCAGCGTTACCAGAACGCCACCCGCAAGCAGGATTGTTATATCTGCGGGAGCTACAAGAAGCGTACCCGTGACTGTACGGCGCACTTTATCCGCACCGACCTGTTGACCGCCGGAGTGACCGACAATCTGCGGAAAGTCACCAGCTATGCAGCGAAGCACGAAGCCCGGTTTATGAAGCTGCTGATCGAGCAGAACGAGGACGGGGGCAAGCGCAGGAACGCCGCAAGGAAAAAGGAGCTGGAAGCCGCCGAGAAGCGTATCAGCGAGTTATCCGCTATCTTCAAGCGGCTGTATGAGGACAGCGTGACCGGGCGCATTTCAGACGAGCGTTTCACGGAGCTGTCGGCAGACTATGAAGCCGAGCAGAAAGAACTGAAAGAGAGAGCCGCCGCTATCCGGGCAGAGCTTTCCAAAGCGCAGGAAGCCACGGTAAACGCAGAAAAGTTTATGAATGTTGTCCGCAAGTACACCAGCTTTGAAGAACTTACCCCTACCCTTTTGCGTGAGTTTGTGGAGAAAATCGTTGTGCATGAGTGCAGCTATGACGAGAACGGCACACGCAGACAGGACATTGATATTTATTACTCTTTCGTTGGCAAGGTAGACCTGCCCGAATGA
- a CDS encoding alpha/beta hydrolase — MALLAVNFFSVKLNMNCALSIILPDRTREQGKRWPLLYLLHEEGGNHTAWQRNTRVERLANRWGMAMVLPSTLQGCYTDMANGYAFFSFLKDELPGIIARDYPSITADPQDTWVAGCGMGGFGALKWALHCPERFAAAGAFFAPVDIAKAFQRKIDAKEDVARWKNIWKSPQAIKGGPSDLEALAGKITQAPGLRFYLTCPQGCTAYAENQMLYHTLQSRCDVKMDAPAQGDAWDLAEQGLCDMHAWLCGQA, encoded by the coding sequence ATGGCGCTTTTAGCAGTCAACTTCTTTTCGGTTAAATTAAACATGAATTGCGCGTTGTCCATCATCCTGCCGGACCGTACTCGCGAACAGGGAAAACGCTGGCCGTTGCTCTATCTTTTGCATGAGGAGGGCGGCAACCATACCGCCTGGCAGCGCAATACCCGGGTAGAGCGCTTGGCCAACCGTTGGGGGATGGCTATGGTGCTGCCCTCGACGCTACAGGGATGTTATACGGATATGGCGAACGGATACGCCTTTTTCTCCTTTTTGAAGGATGAATTGCCCGGCATCATCGCGCGGGATTATCCGTCCATCACCGCGGACCCGCAGGACACCTGGGTAGCCGGCTGCGGGATGGGCGGCTTTGGCGCGCTGAAATGGGCGCTGCACTGCCCGGAGCGGTTTGCCGCAGCAGGTGCGTTTTTTGCACCGGTGGATATTGCAAAGGCCTTTCAAAGAAAGATAGACGCAAAAGAGGATGTGGCCCGTTGGAAGAATATCTGGAAAAGTCCGCAGGCTATAAAGGGCGGCCCATCCGATTTGGAGGCTTTGGCTGGGAAAATTACGCAGGCGCCCGGACTACGGTTCTACCTTACCTGCCCGCAGGGCTGCACCGCTTATGCAGAGAATCAGATGCTATACCATACGCTGCAAAGCAGGTGCGATGTAAAAATGGATGCACCTGCCCAGGGCGATGCGTGGGATTTGGCCGAACAGGGACTATGCGATATGCACGCCTGGTTGTGCGGGCAGGCGTGA
- a CDS encoding plasmid mobilization protein produces MRKKYNTPHRRHVVKTRMTDEEYADFTGRLAAYEISQSEFIRQAIRKATIRPIVTVSPVNDGLLAALSKLTAEYGKIGGNLNQIARSLNEYGSPYRGLEKEVRGAAADLAALKFEVLQKVGEAVGDTQTYQL; encoded by the coding sequence ATGCGAAAGAAATACAATACGCCCCACCGCCGTCATGTGGTAAAGACCCGCATGACCGATGAAGAATACGCCGACTTCACCGGGCGGCTGGCGGCTTATGAAATCAGCCAGTCCGAGTTTATCCGGCAAGCCATACGGAAAGCGACCATACGCCCCATTGTCACCGTTTCCCCGGTCAATGACGGGCTGCTTGCCGCCCTCTCCAAGCTCACGGCAGAGTACGGGAAAATCGGCGGCAACTTAAACCAGATTGCCCGGAGCCTGAACGAATACGGAAGCCCCTACCGGGGGCTGGAAAAGGAAGTGCGGGGAGCCGCCGCCGACCTTGCCGCCTTGAAGTTTGAAGTCTTGCAGAAAGTAGGTGAAGCCGTTGGCGATACTCAAACATATCAGCTCTAA
- a CDS encoding SRPBCC family protein translates to MLHTQISAFLSSPPEAVWQAVTDNSDYAWRSGIDELRVLSDTTFVERSGRLETYFTITHFEPCRLYAFDMQNSRFSGRWTGTFSAYGTGTQVVFTETLQFKNPVLRAVAFCFMPLHKMQRAYVQDLRKKLGETGGQRRG, encoded by the coding sequence ATGCTCCACACGCAGATTTCAGCTTTTCTCAGCTCACCCCCCGAGGCGGTATGGCAGGCGGTGACCGATAATTCCGATTATGCCTGGCGCAGCGGGATCGACGAGCTACGTGTCTTAAGCGATACCACCTTTGTGGAGAGATCCGGCCGCCTGGAGACCTATTTTACCATCACACATTTTGAGCCCTGCCGCCTTTATGCCTTCGACATGCAAAACAGCCGCTTTTCCGGCCGCTGGACCGGTACCTTTTCCGCCTATGGTACGGGGACGCAGGTGGTCTTTACCGAGACGCTGCAATTTAAAAACCCTGTTCTGCGGGCGGTGGCCTTTTGCTTTATGCCGCTGCACAAAATGCAGCGCGCCTATGTGCAGGATCTGCGCAAAAAGCTGGGCGAAACTGGAGGGCAAAGGCGCGGTTAG
- a CDS encoding phage replisome organizer N-terminal domain-containing protein produces the protein MADNRKYYYLKLKESYFDDDAIVLLESMQDGVIYSNILLKLYLKSLKNGGKLQLDENIPYTAQMIATITRQQVGTVERALKIFMKLGLVEPLPSGALYMSNIELLIGQSSTEGERKRRARLALQEQKALPQTGADKCPPYRADICPPEIEIEKEIDIEIEKERELETGHPAPAAYGRYHNVILSDTELDGLKTELPGKWEYYIDRLSCHIASSGRKYKSHAATIFKWAQEDAAKKAPKKGIPDYTCKEGESL, from the coding sequence ATGGCAGATAACCGCAAATATTACTACCTCAAGCTGAAAGAGAGCTATTTTGACGATGATGCAATCGTTCTGCTGGAAAGTATGCAGGACGGCGTTATCTATTCCAACATTCTCTTGAAGCTGTACTTGAAATCGCTGAAAAACGGCGGGAAATTGCAGCTTGACGAGAATATCCCCTACACCGCCCAGATGATTGCGACCATTACCCGCCAGCAGGTAGGTACCGTAGAGAGAGCTTTGAAAATCTTTATGAAGCTGGGGCTTGTGGAGCCTTTGCCAAGCGGCGCACTCTACATGAGCAACATTGAGCTTTTAATCGGCCAGTCCTCTACCGAGGGGGAGCGCAAGCGCAGGGCGCGGCTGGCTTTGCAGGAACAAAAAGCCCTGCCGCAGACAGGGGCGGACAAATGTCCACCATATCGAGCGGACATTTGTCCACCAGAGATAGAGATAGAGAAAGAGATAGATATAGAAATAGAAAAAGAGAGAGAGTTAGAAACGGGACACCCCGCCCCCGCCGCCTATGGCAGATACCACAATGTCATTCTTTCCGATACGGAGCTTGACGGGCTGAAAACAGAGCTTCCCGGCAAGTGGGAGTATTACATTGACCGCCTATCCTGCCATATCGCTTCCAGCGGGAGGAAATACAAGAGCCATGCAGCCACGATTTTCAAGTGGGCGCAGGAGGACGCAGCCAAGAAAGCCCCGAAAAAGGGCATACCCGATTATACCTGTAAGGAGGGCGAGAGCTTATGA